A region from the Plutella xylostella chromosome 6, ilPluXylo3.1, whole genome shotgun sequence genome encodes:
- the LOC105389539 gene encoding glutathione S-transferase 1-1 has product MPAIELYEMQGSAPCRAVRLTARALGKPLTVHHLDLMAGEHLKPEFVKINPQHTIPTIVDDGFALWESRTIMRYLVNKYSKGSSLYPEEPKARALVDQRLDFDLGTLYAKYAVYFYPQVFGTAPENAEDLKKLNEALAHLNTFLGESKYAAGPNLTIADFSLVATISTIDVSDIVDLKQYPNIVKWYEHLQSSVEGYEEENLAGLENFRSFIKEFKAKKAAAK; this is encoded by the exons ATGCCTGCCATAGAGTTGTACGAGATGCAGGGCTCGGCCCCGTGCCGCGCCGTGCGGCTGACTGCTCGCGCGCTGGGGAAGCCACTCACGGTCCACCACCTCGACCTGATGGCTGGAGAGCATCTGAAGCCGGAGTTCGTGAAG ATCAACCCTCAGCACACGATCCCGACAATAGTGGACGACGGGTTCGCTCTCTGGGAGTCTCGCACCATCATGCGCTACCTCGTCAACAAGTATTCTAAGGGTTCCTCCCTGTACCCTGAAGAGCCTAAAGCCAGGGCTCTGGTCGACCAGAGACTGGACTTCGATTTGGGCACCCTGTACGCCAAATACGCTGTATACTTT TACCCCCAAGTATTCGGCACTGCCCCTGAAAACGCAGAAGATCTGAAGAAGTTGAACGAGGCTCTGGCCCACCTGAACACTTTCCTGGGAGAGTCCAAGTACGCGGCTGGACCCAACCTCACCATCGCTGACTTTTCCCTCGTAGCCACCATCTCTACCATTGATGTCAGCGATATTGTTGACTTGAAGCAGTATCCCAACATTGTCAA ATGGTACGAGCACCTCCAGAGCTCGGTGGAGGGCTACGAGGAGGAGAACCTGGCTGGACTGGAGAACTTCCGCTCATTCATCAAGGAGTTCAAAGCGAAGAAGGCCGCAGCCAAGTAG